In the genome of Chrysemys picta bellii isolate R12L10 chromosome 19, ASM1138683v2, whole genome shotgun sequence, one region contains:
- the LOC101943884 gene encoding neuferricin isoform X1, whose protein sequence is MGLGGLLVPALGLAAAWLLGLGFEPSSWLLPFFSGRGRLLSPAQLARYTGAQGSPGLYLAVLGQVFDVSRGHKHYGPGAAYGVFAGKDASRAFATGDFTNTGLVDDVSGLSPSEMLTLQNWLSFYSENYIFVGKLVGRFYDENGAPTKALEQANAVIEEVLKFKGQNDEKKQFPPCNSEWSSTSGSRFWCSKQSGGVKRDWIGVPRKLYMPGSPDSHCVCVRTTGPPSGELDSTEHSDRGDLDNPNLQEYKGCHPLADWCMLKD, encoded by the exons ATGGGGCTAGGGGGGCTCCTGGTTCCCGCTCTGGGCTTGGCCGCCGCTTGGCTGCTGGGCCTCGGGTTCGAGCCCAGCTCCTGGCTGCTCCCTTTTTTCTCCGGGCGGGGCCGGCTGCTGAGCCCCGCCCAGCTCGCGCGGTACACGGGAGCGCAGGGCAGCCCCGGCCTCTACCTGGCGGTGCTGGGGCAGGTGTTCGACGTGAGCCGGGGGCACAAGCACTACGGGCCGGGGGCGGCCTACGGTGTCTTCGCAG GGAAAGATGCCTCCAGGGCTTTTGCGACAGGAGATTTTACCAACACCGGCCTTGTGGATGATGTTTCTGGGTTATCGCCATCAGAAATGTTGACTCTACAAAACTGGCTCTCTTTCTACAGCGAGAATTACATTTTTGTTG GCAAACTGGTAGGAAGATTCTATGATGAAAATGGGGCACCCACAAAAGCTCTGGAACAGGCCAACGCTGTCATCGAAGAAGTGCTGAAGTTCAAGGGACAAAATGATGAGAAGAAGCAGTTCCCGCCCTGTAACTCTGAATGGAGCTCAACCAGTGGCAGCAGATTCTGGTGTTCCAAACAAAG TGGGGGAGTGAAGAGAGACTGGATTGGAGTCCCCAGGAAGCTGTACATGCCCGGTTCCCCTGAtagtcactgtgtgtgtgtgagaactaCTGGACCTCCttctggagaattggattctactGAGCACAGTGACAGAGGCGACTTGGACAATCCTAACTTGCAAGAATACAAGGGATGCCATCCACTAGCTGACTGGTGTATGTTAAAAGATTGA
- the LOC101943884 gene encoding neuferricin isoform X2, with protein MLTLQNWLSFYSENYIFVGKLVGRFYDENGAPTKALEQANAVIEEVLKFKGQNDEKKQFPPCNSEWSSTSGSRFWCSKQSGGVKRDWIGVPRKLYMPGSPDSHCVCVRTTGPPSGELDSTEHSDRGDLDNPNLQEYKGCHPLADWCMLKD; from the exons ATGTTGACTCTACAAAACTGGCTCTCTTTCTACAGCGAGAATTACATTTTTGTTG GCAAACTGGTAGGAAGATTCTATGATGAAAATGGGGCACCCACAAAAGCTCTGGAACAGGCCAACGCTGTCATCGAAGAAGTGCTGAAGTTCAAGGGACAAAATGATGAGAAGAAGCAGTTCCCGCCCTGTAACTCTGAATGGAGCTCAACCAGTGGCAGCAGATTCTGGTGTTCCAAACAAAG TGGGGGAGTGAAGAGAGACTGGATTGGAGTCCCCAGGAAGCTGTACATGCCCGGTTCCCCTGAtagtcactgtgtgtgtgtgagaactaCTGGACCTCCttctggagaattggattctactGAGCACAGTGACAGAGGCGACTTGGACAATCCTAACTTGCAAGAATACAAGGGATGCCATCCACTAGCTGACTGGTGTATGTTAAAAGATTGA